From Pleurocapsa sp. PCC 7319:
TTAAATAACTGAGGTAGTTCATCAAGACTATATTTTCGCAACCACTTACCCAAAGCAGTAATGCGAGGGTCATCTTTGCACTTATGTAAATCATTTTGATTGGTCATTATGGCATGATGCTGTTGTTCTGCATTAATGATCATCGTACGGAACTTAAACATTCTAAATAACTTGCCCCGCTCTCCTACCCGCCACTGAGAGAAAAAAATCGGACCAGGGTCAAAAATTTTAATTAAAATAGCCACCAATAGCATTAGGGGACTGAGTATGACTAGTAAAATTAAACTAGCCAACCAATCCAAAGTTCTTTTAACTCGCCAGTAGGTAGTCTGGCGACAATTCGGTAACTCACTATGAGAGGCAAGACGTATAAAAATCGGCTTATCTGCCTGATGACAAGTATCTGCCCAAAGCTTGATTCCTTGTTCCCCTAAAGCCCGATCTACACAAACTCTTTTTACCCAAGAATTGCATAGACAATTCTCTAGCCAGTGCCTTCTAGTTAAAGCAGGAAAACTATAGTGGCTATTCACAGATATACTCTTAACCCAAAGATTTTTTTGACGCCATTTAAGATCGCAGGCGGGTAAATAACTTTCTACTCTAGATGGGTCTAGGTCTAGGGTTAGCACTTTGGAAGTGTGGAGGACGATATTAGTTGTCATAATTTTTTCCAGTCAGAAAACTAAACTTGTTGTGGCAATAAATAAGGAGATTTAAACTCATATTCTTTAGAATCATTGATCACTATGCCCAAAACATTTAACTTACTGAATAATGCCTCCACCTCCAGTAATTCAGAAGCTTTTAATTTATCTAAACGCATCGTTAGCACCGCGCTGTCACAGTTAGAAGCAACTTTAATCGCATCTACCATGCCAATTGCTGGAGGAGTATCAACTAAAATCAGGTCATAGTTTTGTTTTTGTTGGTCGATCAAATCCAGTAAGATAGAGGAATTAAGTAATTTAACTGGATCTAATGGTATGGACCCAGAGGGAATTAAATCGATAGTTTCTCCTGAGAAAGAAACTTGCTCAATTACAGGATAAGTAACTTCTCCTGCCAAAAAATCAGCTAAACCAGTATGATTAGCCAGATTAAATGCTTTATGGAGACTAGGACGACGCAGATCAGCATCAATTACCAAAACTCTTTGCTGATGGCGAGCAGCGCTGATAGCTAAACCCAAAATTAGAGTGGATTTCCCTTCTCCAGCGATCGCGCTAGTTACCGCTAGAGATTGTAAGGGCGAATTAATGCTGGCCAGCTTTAAGTTTTGGTAAATTAAATCTAAGGATTCTCGGAAAGGATGCCACTGAATTACTTCTTTAATATTAGTGGTGGAATGAGATTGAGATAAAAAGGGGAGCCTGGCTAGAAAACGATTAGAAGCAAATGAAGATAGTCCTGGGGTAGTTCCCAAGATCGGCAAGGAAGTTTGTCGTTCAATTTCCTGAGGATTAGTAATCCGTTGATCGAGCGCTTCAATGGTAAAGGCTGTCCCTACTCCCAGAAAAGAAGCAATTACAAAACTAAGCAACAAATCCTGAAGTAAATTAGGAGCAATTTGTTCACCCAATTGAGGTGATTCAATTACTTGCCAGCCAAAGCCTCCACGACTTAATTCTATTTCTAGCTCTTGCTTAGCTTCTAATAGTCTTTGCAAAGCGTTTCTTTTTACTTCTGCTTCCTGAGATAAGTTTCTATATCGAGCAATCAGATCGGGAAATTTAACTAATCTCTGCCTCAGTTCAGCTTCAGTTTGCGCAAGGCTCAATTCTCGCTCGTGGATACCTTTCAAACTAGCTTGAGATTCCGTAATTGTGTCCAGAAACCTGGTCTCACTATCAAAAAATTGCCTTTGTTTTTGAATCGATTTGAGGTCAATAGGAAAATTAGCAGGTACTTTGCCCAGAACCCGTTCTGCTTCCTGAATTAACAAAGCCCGTTGACTATCTCGTTTGGCAGTGAGGTCCTGAATAATAGGATTATCGTTAGTAAATTTTGTTTGTTCATTTGCCAGGCTAATTTCAATTTGTTGTAATTCGTTCAGTAAATTTTGGTAACGTTCAGATTGACTGAGACGGGATAAAGTTTGAGCGTTTTCCGTCGGTAAATTTAATTGCTGTTGTAGGTTACTATAATTACCTGTAGTTTGACTCTGCTGAGCTTTAAGAGCTTCCCGTTCTTTGCTAATCTCCCTAATGTTTTCTTTCAGAGCGATCGCTTCTTGTTCGGGAGAAATTAAATTATGCTCTTTACTTAATTTAGTTAGGGCTGCTTCAGCTTCGGTTAATTCACGACGCGCATCAGGAATTTGATTATTGATAAAATTCAATCCATCCTTTAGGCGCTTCTCTTGTTGTTCGAGATTATACTCTAAGTAGACTTCCTGGATTGCTTCTAAGATTCTTTTAGTTTCAACAGGACTGTCTCCAATAAAATCAGCTTGGATAATCTTGGTCGTTGTCGGGTCTTGTGATCCTTCTTCTTCTGTAAGTTGAATTACAGATAATGACTCCCGCAATGACTCTATAATTTCTTGTTTTGTCTCTTCGGAATTTTCTAATCCTAACTTAGCAATAGCTCTCTTTAGTAATTCTGAACTCTTTAATACTTTTAATTGAGTGGCATAGTCAATTTCCAAACCAGAGTCAGCAAATTCTTTTTCTAAATAGGCATTATCAGAGAATCTATTAGTCAAATCTTTTGATTGATAGTTAGATTCCGCTAATACTTGCATATAACTTTGGTAAACAGGCTTTTTCATCAAAGCTGTAGGAATAGCAATAGCTAGTACAGCACCAAATACTCCTGCAAACCAATAACGGCGACGCCACAACGTAGCAAATAACTGCCCATAACCCAAATCATTTAGCTCTTCTAATTCCCAGTTATTTTGACTCATCGATCTACTCCTATTGGAACCTTATTAGCTAACCACTCCGACTTGATGTTTAAATTGTGTACAATTGATGGACCACAAAACTCTTCAATAACTTTGGTAATTTGTTGGAAAAACACTGACTCAGAAAAATTATTGACAGCATGTTCGCGGATTTTTGTATAATTCCAATTTTGGCTTTCGACCTGTTCTATTGCCCCTTGCAAAGCATCAGGAGATTGAGGTGTAAAGAGAATACCAGTTTCTCCATCAATTTGGGTATCTAAAACTCCTCCTGCACCATAAGCAACAACAGGAGTACCGCTAGCATTCGCTTCTATAGGAACTAAACCATAATCTTCCAGAGCGGTGATTACTACAGCCTTGGCTTTGGCCATCAAGTGAGTACGCCAGTTATCATCGACGTAACCTAAAAACTTAATGTTGTCTAAGGACATCGCTTCTAAACGCTCACGTTCTGGCCCATCCCCAGTAATAATCAAAGGCAAACCCAACCAGTTAAATGTCTCGATCGCGATATCCAGCCTCTTATAGCTAATCATTCGCGATGAAATTAGGTAGTAGTCTTCTTTTTCAGCTGAATAAATAAACTTGCTCGTATCGATGGGATAATTGATTACTAATGCTTTCCTTTGATAGATCTGCCTTATTCTTTTAGCTACAGTAGTAGAGTTAGCTATGTATAAATCTGGTTCTTGAGCATATTGCAAATCTTGTTGCCGTAGAGATTGAAATATAGGCTTAATTAGAGGGTAAAATTTCTGAAATTTACTATATTCTTCTAAATAAGTTCTAGTATCCCAAAGAAAGCGAGTCACATTGTGACAGAAGCAAATATGCATTGCTCCTGGCTTCTTTTTTACTCCTTTGGCAAAGCTAGAAGTACTACTAATGATTAAATCGTAATCTTGTAGATCGAGCCTGCGAAAAGCACGGTAATAGAACGGAGCGAAGAGACGAAAACCCAATTTGGCTCCTGGTAACTGTTGAAGAAAAGTCGTTTTGACCGCTCGTCCTGCAAAATCCACAGTATTTTGAGGATCGTAGAGAGATGTGTAAACATCAGCCTCGTAAAAAAACTGACACAGTAACTCGAAAACTCTTTCAGCTCCACCAAATTGCGTTAGGTAATCATGTACTAAGGCTACTTTCATTAGCAGTTTACTTATGTATGTACTTGGATTAATGGGTACTTTGAAATTGATTCTTGATACTGGATAATTAGAAAAACTGTTAACTAATTGATATTTAGTAAAGACTTGCTGTTGTTATAAGGAAAGATTTTATAATAACTAGTCTTAGGTAACGTTAAATCATGTATCAGAGAAGATAAACCCCTTTTTAGTTACCAAAAAGTTATTAAAAAGTAAGAATGGCTAAAGAACAGTTTGAATGTTAAATAAATTACCTAAAAAAATTGGTTTATTAGTATTTTTGATGATCAAGATGATCTGAATTTTCTTGAATTATTAAGCGAAATATTTAAACATACTGAAACATACTGAGAAAACAATTATGCTTTTATGACTTAAATGTTTTAAATGTAATCTAAATTACAATAAGTAGCTTGAAATTACAATTTTTTGAGATATTGTTATAGAAGCTAGACATTTTAACTATTATTTATGTATTTTTACTGCTTTTTAGCGTATTCATAAAATATTGTTATTTTAAAATATAAGTAAAATCACCTATTTGCGTATACAATATTCATTTAATATAAATACTTAATTTGTAATATTCAACGCTTCCAACTTCTTTTTGAAACCTACTTAAAAGTTATTTGCTTAAAAGCTATATGCCGATATGAACACTTCTGTTGATTTTGAATCAGTCTTATCTTTAATTGACAAGACTATTAGCCCTACATACCTTAATCCCACTCAAGAAATAGTACTTAGAGAAGTGTGGAATGGTAAAACATACTCAAAAATGGCTTATGACTATAATTACGATCCCGAATACATTAAAACTGTAGGTTGTAATTTATGGCAGACTCTCTCCAGTGCTTTTGATGAACAAATTAACAAAGGTAATTTTGTCCCTTTTATGAGACTAAAAATCAGCCAACTGGTTGAAGATAAAATAAGTCGGTTAGAAAATTATCAATCTCAATCTATATCTACTGACTTTAAAAAAAGGCAATCTTGTAATTGGACAACGGCTCCCAATACTAACCATTTTGTAGGTAGAGAATCAGAAATTAAACTATTAAAGTCTTGGAGTCAAGATTCTGATTGCCGCTGTATTGTTGTTTCAGGAATGATCGGTTGTGGGAAAACCAGTTTAGTAACTAAATTTGCCCAAGATATAAAAGATAACTATGATTTCGTTATTTGGTTTTCCCTGCATCATACTCCGTCTTTAAAAACACTGCTACATAACTACTTAAAGATAATTAAACAGCTTACTAACGAGCAAATTCACTTAGGACCAGTGGAGTTAAGTTTTTTACTGTCTGAGTTTATTGATTGCTTAAAACAACACAAGGTTTTATTAGTCTTAGATAGTTTACAGTCTATATTGGAAACTAATAGAAAGAATGTTTCTTATAAAAAAGAATTTGATGATTATAGTCAGTTTTTACGTTCCATCATCTCTACCAATCATCAGAGTCTACTAATTTCCGCTAGCCGTATTAAGCCAAAATCACTTGAGTATTATACTAGTAATCAAGTGAAAATTCTTGATTTACAAGGATTTAATCAGCAAACTACTAAGACATTTTTGAATCTAGAAAATAATTCTGCCAAACAAGAACAACAGCTATTGCGTTTATCAGTAACTTTACAAAATAACCCTCAATTACTAAAAATTGTTGAGAATCACCTAGATATTTTTTCTGATGACAATACTGAGCAAATCCTACAAGATCTCAGTCTTCTTGAGGCAATTAGTAATTTGCTTGAACAAGAACTGTCTTATCTATCAGAATTAGAAAAAGAGATTATTTATTGGCTGGCAATTTCCTGTGCTCCAATATCTCTGACGGAATTGAGTAATTATCTGGAACTATCTCAACCTAAACTCACATTGTCTCACAGTGTTAATTGCTTAACCAAGCGATCGCTGATTATTCAAAATGATGCTCATTATTCTTTGATGCCCATAATGAAAAGTTATTTACGCAGAAAATTAATTAAGCAAGCTCTCCAAAGCAAAAGTCATCATTAGGAAGTAATTTAATTAAAAGTTGTACCACCTAAAATTCTTTTTGTCACTCATACGTAATAAGTTTTGCATAACAATAGTTATTTATGTTCATCCGGGAAATGCGATCGCCTTGCGTGAACAAATTTAAAAAATAATTAGCGATCTCTATTTAGCTAATAGGACAACTTGAAAAGAATTACGTCGATACTACGCAAAACTTGGCATTGGAAACTATATTAGAAAGTTTTGCTCAAGCGATCGCAACAGTTTAATATCAAGCTGATCTATTTATTTTTAATTTATGACAATTGGCATTTGGATATTAGGCGATCGCCTGACGACTAAGCAATTAAGTTTAAGTAATAATCAAAGTAACAAACAACAAATACCAGTTATTTTCATTGAATCAAGTGAATATGTAAAACAGCATCCATATCATCGACAAAAGTTGGTATTAGTCTGGTCAGCAATGCGCCACTTTGCAGCGGAATTAGAGGCAGATAACTGGAAAGTCACCTATAAAATTGCGGCTGATTTTGCTACCCCTCTTCAAGATTGGCTCGCAACTAACAATATCACTGAGTTACAGATAACGACTCCATGCGATCGCCCTTTTCACAATCTAATCCAAAGTCTTGATTTAAATTGTGAAATAAAATTTTTAGCTGACAATCATTTTTTATGGAGTAAGGAAGAATTTATTACCTGGGCAAACTCTCGTAAAAGACTATTAATGGAAGACTTTTATCGTGAGGGGAGGAAAAGATTTAACATCTTGATGGATGGCAAAAAACCTCTAGGTGGTAAATGGAATTACGATAAAGATAATCGCAAGCCGCCAAAAAAAAATTTATCAACTCCATCTCCATTAACTTTTGAACCAGATGCAATAACTCAAGAAGTCATTGATTGGATCAAGCAAGAAAAATTTTCTGACTACGGCAGAATTGAACCCTTTAACTGGGCAGTAACCAGACAACAAGCCCAACAAGTTTTAACTTATTTTGTTCAGGAATGTTTGCCTCAATTTGGGACTTATCAGGATGCAATGGTCACTGGGGAATATACCATGTGGCACAGCTTGATTTCTCCTTATCTTAACCTTGGTTTACTGGAGCCAAGGGAAATAATTGATGCGGTAGAAACTGCCTATTATCAACGGGAATTACCCCTCAACAGTGTGGAAGGTTTTATTCGTCAAGTGATGGGCTGGCGAGAATATATGCATGGAATTTATCATTTTCAGGACGAAAACTATAGCCAAAGCAATTGGTTTGAACATCATCAACCCTTACCCGAATTTTTTGGGGATGCTAGCAAAACTGACATGAACTGTTTACATCAAACCCTTACTCAGGTAGAAGAGACAGCCTATGGGCACCATATCCAAAGGTTGATGGTACTGGGTAACTTTGCCCTGATTGCTGGAATTTCTCCCCAAGAAATTGAAAATTGGTTTCATAGTGCTTTTATTGATGCCTATGACTGGGTCATGCAAACCAATGTCATTGGCATGGGACAATTTGCCGATGGTGGAGTTCTCGCTTCTAAACCCTATGCTGCTTCCGCAAACTACATCAATAAGATGAGCGACTACTGTGGTAATTGTCATTACAATAAAAGCGATCGCACTGGAGATCGAGCTTGCCCCTTTAACTTCTTTTACTGGGATTTTCTCCATCGTCATCACGAGCGTTTAAAGTCTTTAGGAAGAATGAACTTAGTTTTAAGTCATTTAAAGCGAATCTCAGAAAATGAATTTGGAGAAATCAGCTCTTTAGCTCGAAAATGGTGGAAAA
This genomic window contains:
- the hepC gene encoding heterocyst development glycosyltransferase HepC, whose protein sequence is MTTNIVLHTSKVLTLDLDPSRVESYLPACDLKWRQKNLWVKSISVNSHYSFPALTRRHWLENCLCNSWVKRVCVDRALGEQGIKLWADTCHQADKPIFIRLASHSELPNCRQTTYWRVKRTLDWLASLILLVILSPLMLLVAILIKIFDPGPIFFSQWRVGERGKLFRMFKFRTMIINAEQQHHAIMTNQNDLHKCKDDPRITALGKWLRKYSLDELPQLFNVIRGEMSLVGPRPWALYDALRLDEADKKRLNALPGITGAWQVQERSQLLDLHAVTKCDFEYLHNWSLIGDLKILLLTIPKVLVGFGAY
- a CDS encoding polysaccharide biosynthesis tyrosine autokinase is translated as MSQNNWELEELNDLGYGQLFATLWRRRYWFAGVFGAVLAIAIPTALMKKPVYQSYMQVLAESNYQSKDLTNRFSDNAYLEKEFADSGLEIDYATQLKVLKSSELLKRAIAKLGLENSEETKQEIIESLRESLSVIQLTEEEGSQDPTTTKIIQADFIGDSPVETKRILEAIQEVYLEYNLEQQEKRLKDGLNFINNQIPDARRELTEAEAALTKLSKEHNLISPEQEAIALKENIREISKEREALKAQQSQTTGNYSNLQQQLNLPTENAQTLSRLSQSERYQNLLNELQQIEISLANEQTKFTNDNPIIQDLTAKRDSQRALLIQEAERVLGKVPANFPIDLKSIQKQRQFFDSETRFLDTITESQASLKGIHERELSLAQTEAELRQRLVKFPDLIARYRNLSQEAEVKRNALQRLLEAKQELEIELSRGGFGWQVIESPQLGEQIAPNLLQDLLLSFVIASFLGVGTAFTIEALDQRITNPQEIERQTSLPILGTTPGLSSFASNRFLARLPFLSQSHSTTNIKEVIQWHPFRESLDLIYQNLKLASINSPLQSLAVTSAIAGEGKSTLILGLAISAARHQQRVLVIDADLRRPSLHKAFNLANHTGLADFLAGEVTYPVIEQVSFSGETIDLIPSGSIPLDPVKLLNSSILLDLIDQQKQNYDLILVDTPPAIGMVDAIKVASNCDSAVLTMRLDKLKASELLEVEALFSKLNVLGIVINDSKEYEFKSPYLLPQQV
- a CDS encoding glycosyltransferase; the protein is MKVALVHDYLTQFGGAERVFELLCQFFYEADVYTSLYDPQNTVDFAGRAVKTTFLQQLPGAKLGFRLFAPFYYRAFRRLDLQDYDLIISSTSSFAKGVKKKPGAMHICFCHNVTRFLWDTRTYLEEYSKFQKFYPLIKPIFQSLRQQDLQYAQEPDLYIANSTTVAKRIRQIYQRKALVINYPIDTSKFIYSAEKEDYYLISSRMISYKRLDIAIETFNWLGLPLIITGDGPERERLEAMSLDNIKFLGYVDDNWRTHLMAKAKAVVITALEDYGLVPIEANASGTPVVAYGAGGVLDTQIDGETGILFTPQSPDALQGAIEQVESQNWNYTKIREHAVNNFSESVFFQQITKVIEEFCGPSIVHNLNIKSEWLANKVPIGVDR
- a CDS encoding AAA family ATPase; translation: MNTSVDFESVLSLIDKTISPTYLNPTQEIVLREVWNGKTYSKMAYDYNYDPEYIKTVGCNLWQTLSSAFDEQINKGNFVPFMRLKISQLVEDKISRLENYQSQSISTDFKKRQSCNWTTAPNTNHFVGRESEIKLLKSWSQDSDCRCIVVSGMIGCGKTSLVTKFAQDIKDNYDFVIWFSLHHTPSLKTLLHNYLKIIKQLTNEQIHLGPVELSFLLSEFIDCLKQHKVLLVLDSLQSILETNRKNVSYKKEFDDYSQFLRSIISTNHQSLLISASRIKPKSLEYYTSNQVKILDLQGFNQQTTKTFLNLENNSAKQEQQLLRLSVTLQNNPQLLKIVENHLDIFSDDNTEQILQDLSLLEAISNLLEQELSYLSELEKEIIYWLAISCAPISLTELSNYLELSQPKLTLSHSVNCLTKRSLIIQNDAHYSLMPIMKSYLRRKLIKQALQSKSHH
- a CDS encoding cryptochrome/photolyase family protein, with amino-acid sequence MTIGIWILGDRLTTKQLSLSNNQSNKQQIPVIFIESSEYVKQHPYHRQKLVLVWSAMRHFAAELEADNWKVTYKIAADFATPLQDWLATNNITELQITTPCDRPFHNLIQSLDLNCEIKFLADNHFLWSKEEFITWANSRKRLLMEDFYREGRKRFNILMDGKKPLGGKWNYDKDNRKPPKKNLSTPSPLTFEPDAITQEVIDWIKQEKFSDYGRIEPFNWAVTRQQAQQVLTYFVQECLPQFGTYQDAMVTGEYTMWHSLISPYLNLGLLEPREIIDAVETAYYQRELPLNSVEGFIRQVMGWREYMHGIYHFQDENYSQSNWFEHHQPLPEFFGDASKTDMNCLHQTLTQVEETAYGHHIQRLMVLGNFALIAGISPQEIENWFHSAFIDAYDWVMQTNVIGMGQFADGGVLASKPYAASANYINKMSDYCGNCHYNKSDRTGDRACPFNFFYWDFLHRHHERLKSLGRMNLVLSHLKRISENEFGEISSLARKWWKNQQIS